A single Oryza brachyantha chromosome 8, ObraRS2, whole genome shotgun sequence DNA region contains:
- the LOC102708549 gene encoding alpha carbonic anhydrase 7-like has product MGSTRHLLVLLAAAALLFAGGVPAARAQEETEREDEFTYTSGEEKGPEHWGKIKPEWAQCGAGEMQSPIDLSHERVTLVRDLGYLDHSYRAAEASIVNRGHDIMVRFDGDAGSVVINGTAYYLRQLHWHSPTEHSVDGRRYDMELHMVHESAEKKAAVIGLLYEVGRPDRFLQKMEPYLRMIADKEDKEEKVGVIDPRGARGRASVYYRYMGSLTTPPCTEGVIWTIVKRVRTVSKYQLELLREAVHDNMENNARPLQAVNNRDVSIFRPYPHKRY; this is encoded by the exons ATGGGTTCGACTCGTCATCTTCTCGTGCTCCTtgcggccgccgccctcctgtTCGCCGGCGGTGTCCCCGCTGCGAGAGCACAGGAAGAAACCG AACGTGAGGATGAGTTCACCTACACCAGCGGCGAGGAGAAGGGGCCGGAGCACTGGGGGAAGATCAAGCCGGAGTGGGCGCagtgcggcgccggcgagatgCAGTCGCCGATCGACCTGTCCCACGAACGCGTCACGCTGGTGCGCGACCTCGGCTACCTCGACCACTCCTaccgcgccgccgaggcctCCATCGTCAACCGCGGCCACGACATCATGGTGCGcttcgacggcgacgccggcagcgTGGTGATCAACGGCACGGCGTACTACCTCCGCCAGCTGCACTGGCACTCCCCCACCGAGCACAGCGTCGACGGCCGCAG GTACGACATGGAGCTGCACATGGTGCACGAGAGCGCCGAGAAGAAGGCCGCCGTCATCGGCCTCCTCTACGAGGTCGGCCGCCCCGACCGCTTCCTCCAAAAG atggaGCCATACCTCAGGATGATCGCGGACAAGGAGGACAAGGAGGAGAAGGTGGGAGTGATCGATCCGAGGGGTGCAAGAGGCAGGGCCAGCGTGTACTACCGCTACATGGGGTCACTCACCACGCCGCCTTGCACGGAAGGAGTGATCTGGACGATTGTCAAGAGG GTTCGCACCGTGTCGAAGTACCAGCTCGAGCTTCTCAGGGAAGCAGTGCACGAT AACATGGAGAACAACGCAAGGCCTCTTCAGGCGGTGAACAACAGAGATGTCTCCATTTTCCGGCCTTACCCTCATAAACGATATTAA
- the LOC102719227 gene encoding alpha carbonic anhydrase 7-like, which yields MHIYIHTPITNMASTSIRAPAKLHRTHDLQTHDGKHSSVGNMHPMAHLLLAAAAALLLSAAPAARAQEADDQKKFSYVAGAKNGPENWSKLNASWAKCNTGDRQSPIDLATGRAKPMRSLGYLDYSYRPSPANVVNRGHDIEVKFTGNAGRLVIGGRAYQLQQLHWHTPSEHTADGRRYDMELHLVHDDGNDNIAVIGIFYVIGNADPLLRQLEPAIRKIADRKDQSEPVESVDPRLAKSQGAVYYRYMGSLTTPPCTEGVIWTVFQRPRTVAKYQLDLLREAVADGYENNARPIQKLNNREISIFIPEP from the exons atgcatatatatatacacacgccCATCACCAACATGGCTTCCACCTCAATTCGTGCTCCGGCCAAGCTGCACAGAACGCACGATCTCCAAACACACGACGGCAAGCACAGCAGTGTGGGTAACATGCATCCAATGgctcacctcctcctcgccgccgcagccgcactCCTGCTCTCGGCTGCACCGGCGGCCAGAGCTCAAGAAGCCG ACGACCAGAAGAAGTTCAGCTACGTCGCCGGCGCGAAGAACGGGCCGGAGAACTGGAGCAAGCTCAACGCGAGCTGGGCCAAGTGCAACACGGGCGACCGGCAGTCGCCCATCGACCTCGCCACCGGGCGCGCCAAGCCGATGCGCAGCCTCGGCTACCTCGACTACTCCTACCGCCCCTCCCCAGCCAACGTCGTCAACCGCGGCCACGACATCGAG GTGAAGTTCACCGGAAACGCCGGGAGACTGGTGATCGGCGGCAGGGCGTACCAGCTCCAGCAGCTGCACTGGCACACGCCCTCCGAGCACACCGCCGACGGCCGCAGGTATGACATGGAGCTGCACCTGGTACACGACGACGGCAACGACAACATCGCGGTGATTGGCATTTTCTACGTAATCGGCAACGCCGATCCCCTCCTGCGCCag CTGGAGCCAGCCATTAGGAAGATTGCAGATAGGAAAGATCAGTCAGAGCCGGTGGAGTCAGTGGATCCACGGCTAGCCAAGAGCCAGGGCGCCGTGTACTACCGCTACATGGGCTCCCTCACCACACCACCTTGCACCGAGGGAGTGATCTGGACGGTTTTCCAGAGG CCCCGCACCGTGGCAAAGTATCAGCTTGATCTTCTTAGGGAAGCCGTGGCAGAC GGTTATGAGAACAACGCGAGGCCTATCCAGAAGCTGAATAACAGAGAGATCAGCATTTTCATTCCAGAGCCTTAG
- the LOC121055114 gene encoding putative heat stress transcription factor B-4a, with product MEWEEESDAARQKAATAAAVPAPFLTKTYQLVDDPATDHVVSWGDDGGGGGESASSFVVWRPPEFARDILPNYFKHSNFSSFVRQLNTYGFRKVVPERWEFANEFFRKGEKQLLCEIHRRKSAAATWPPFPPPPPFFAPRHFAAGLFRDGDGMVRGLGALVSTDRRHWFERAAGPAAPPSSRLLALGPVIAPPPQCSRAAATPEESLMEENERLRRGNAALVQELAHMRKLYSDIIYFVQNHVRPVAPSPAAAAALHGLGILRPTTTTGKVPAAEVRDASGRSATSSSSLTVAEDQPTLALRLSRTSEKIVNEVAGSGSTKLFGVHLSRADDQTSPGATRKRSLQEQPPTSPARKRTPMIEHSTS from the exons ATGgagtgggaggaggagagcgacgcggcgcgtcagaaggcggcgacggccgcggcggtgccggcgccgtTCCTGACCAAGACGTACCAGCTGGTCGACGACCCCGCGACGGACCATGTCGTGTCGTGgggggacgacggcggcggtggcggcgagtcTGCCTCCAGCTTTGTCGTGTGGAGGCCGCCGGAGTTCGCGAGGGACATCCTCCCCAACTACTTCAAGCACAGCAACTTCTCCTCCTTTGTCCGGCAGCTCAACACCTAT GGGTTTAGGAAGGTCGTGCCGGAGAGGTGGGAGTTTGCCAACGAGTTCTTCAGGAAGGGCGAGAAGCAGCTGCTGTGCGAGATCCACCGGCGTAAGTCCGCGGCGGCAACGTGGCCACcgttcccgccgccgccgcctttctTTGCCCCGCGCCATTTCGCGGCCGGCCTCTTCCGCGATGGCGATGGCATGGTGCGTGGCTTGGGCGCTTTGGTGTCGACAGACCGGCGCCACTGGTTTGAGAGAGCGgcggggccggcggcgccgccatcgtcgcGACTGCTCGCGCTGGGGCCGGTGatcgcaccgccgccgcaatgcagccgcgcggcggcgacgccggaggAGTCGCTGATGGAGGAGAACGAGCGGCTGCGCCGCGGCAACGCGGCGCTGGTGCAGGAGCTGGCGCACATGCGCAAGCTCTACAGCGACATCATCTACTTCGTGCAGAACCACGTGCGTCCCGTGGCGCCCAgcccggccgcggcggccgccctgCACGGCCTCGGCATTCTACGGCCAACGACCACAACCGGCAAGGTGCCGGCTGCCGAGGTGCGTGACGCGTCCGGCCGGAGCGCCACATCTAGCAGCTCGCTCACGGTGGCCGAAGACCAGCCCACGCTGGCGCTTCGGTTGTCGCGGACATCGGAGAAGATTGTCAACGAGGTggccggcagcggcagcaccaAGCTGTTCGGCGTGCACCTGAGCAGAGCCGACGACCAGACGTCACCAGGCGCGACCCGCAAGAGATCACTGCAAGAGCAACCTCCTACGTCGCCGGCGCGGAAGCGGACGCCGATGATCGAGCACAGCACGAGCTGA
- the LOC121055195 gene encoding transcription factor LATE FLOWERING-like, with translation MEFDMLNSNPEAQLELMNTMLQLEQLSAFPDHAGMVVPCTPPSPCMGAQGHSFSSVNQPHGVPGANGSAGYRDQYYTQLPAAAYNAAGGGGGGGGGRSEYHTAARPAASGGDGVGPAAMREMIFHIAALQPVNIDPETVRPPKRRNVRISTDPQSVAARMRRERISERIRILQRLVPGGTKMDTASMLDEAIHYVKFLKTQVQSLERAAAANGHRPPPPTDAVAYPGLNGQW, from the coding sequence ATGGAGTTTGACATGCTGAACTCCAACCCGGAGGCTCAGCTAGAGCTGATGAACACAATGCTACAGCTGGAGCAGCTGAGTGCATTCCCTGACCACGCTGGCATGGTGGTGCCGTGCACCCCCCCTTCGCCATGCATGGGAGCGCAAGGTCATAGCTTCTCCTCGGTGAACCAGCCTCACGGCGTGCCGGGAGCCAACGGCAGCGCCGGCTACCGCGACCAGTATTACACCCAgcttcccgccgccgcgtacaacgcggcaggcggcggcggcggcggaggaggaggccgctcgGAGTACCACACGGCGGCGCGCCCCGCTGCCTCCGGCGGGGACGGCGtggggccggcggcgatgagggAGATGATCTTCCACATCGCGGCGCTGCAGCCGGTGAACATCGACCCGGAGACGGTGCGGCCGCCGAAGCGCCGCAACGTGCGCATCTCGACGGACCCGCAGAGCGTCGCGGCGCGGATGCGGCGGGAGCGCATCAGCGAGCGCATCCGCATCCTGCAGCGGCTCGTCCCCGGCGGCACCAAGATGGACACCGCCTCCATGCTGGACGAGGCCATCCACTACGTCAAGTTCCTCAAGACGCAGGTGCAGTCGCtggagcgcgccgccgccgccaacggccaccgcccgccgccaCCCACCGACGCCGTGGCCTACCCGGGCCTGAACGGCCAGTGGTAG